A window of the Sandaracinaceae bacterium genome harbors these coding sequences:
- a CDS encoding ABC transporter ATP-binding protein encodes MSMVRVEHVSHFFGQLHVLSDVSFTVGANEVLGFIGPNGAGKTTTLRMLATLLEPHYGRILIDGVDVMEDPARVRRTIGFMPDGFGVYERTTVREYLEFFAAAYGLPRESRTRTMDAVMELTDLGKLRDRMVSSMSKGMKQRLCIARTLLNDPKVLIFDEPANGLDPRARIEMRDLIEQLRGMGKTIILSSHILTELSDMVTSVVVLEAGRVRAAGPIGAVSSLDRQAEPQRVLRMRMLRAAGALAAEHLDALRSVPGVVAVDRSPEGDLRVAYQGEEHVVADVVEAAVRTGLRVVRVEPERDDLEQLFLEVTRGELQ; translated from the coding sequence GTGAGCATGGTCCGCGTCGAGCATGTCTCGCACTTCTTCGGGCAGCTGCACGTCCTCAGCGACGTCTCGTTCACCGTGGGCGCCAACGAGGTGCTCGGCTTCATCGGTCCCAACGGCGCAGGCAAGACGACCACGTTGCGCATGCTCGCCACCCTGCTCGAGCCTCACTACGGACGCATCCTCATCGATGGCGTGGACGTGATGGAGGATCCGGCGCGTGTGCGCCGCACCATCGGATTCATGCCGGATGGCTTCGGCGTCTACGAGCGGACCACCGTCCGCGAGTACCTCGAGTTCTTCGCGGCGGCCTATGGGCTCCCACGCGAGTCGCGAACACGCACCATGGACGCGGTGATGGAGCTGACGGACCTCGGCAAGCTGCGCGACCGGATGGTGTCCAGCATGAGCAAGGGCATGAAGCAGCGCCTGTGCATCGCGCGTACGCTGCTGAACGATCCGAAGGTGCTCATCTTCGACGAGCCCGCCAACGGCCTCGACCCCCGCGCGCGCATCGAGATGCGCGACCTGATCGAGCAGCTGCGCGGGATGGGCAAGACCATCATCCTCTCGAGCCACATCCTGACCGAGCTGAGCGACATGGTGACGTCGGTGGTGGTCCTCGAAGCGGGGCGCGTGCGGGCGGCGGGGCCCATCGGCGCGGTCAGCTCCCTCGACCGCCAAGCCGAGCCGCAGCGGGTCCTCCGCATGCGCATGCTGCGCGCGGCGGGCGCGCTGGCCGCGGAGCACCTCGACGCGCTGCGCTCCGTGCCCGGAGTGGTGGCCGTCGACCGGAGCCCCGAGGGCGACCTGCGCGTGGCCTACCAGGGGGAGGAGCACGTCGTCGCCGACGTCGTCGAGGCAGCCGTGCGTACGGGCCTACGGGTGGTGCGCGTCGAGCCCGAGCGTGACGACCTGGAGCAGCTCTTCCTCGAGGTCACCCGAGGAGAGCTCCAATGA
- a CDS encoding DUF58 domain-containing protein, translating into MTDSDSALLDPAFLARLGKLRLLVGRRYAGSAGGSRVSVRRGSSVEFADHRPYAAGDDIRRIDWNAYARLDELVLRLYSAEEDIHVYLLLDTSASLSVGDPSKLEVARRVAAALGYLGLLGSERVSVQPYAASLGRPLEAMRGRRKVGALMRYLVSLTPQGGTDLYASVERFLAQRPRAGLVVLLTDLLDRGGYERAIDRLLAARFEVALFHVMDAAELSPPLGGDLSLVDAETGAEVAVTLDERALRAYRGRLEAFLAGARDYCRRRGVRYVLVPDAAFEDALMRYLRSAS; encoded by the coding sequence GTGACCGACTCCGACAGCGCGCTGCTCGACCCCGCGTTCCTCGCGCGTCTCGGCAAGCTGCGCCTCTTGGTCGGCCGGCGCTACGCCGGGAGCGCTGGCGGGAGCCGTGTGTCGGTGCGCCGCGGATCGTCGGTGGAGTTTGCCGATCACCGCCCGTATGCGGCGGGGGACGACATCCGGCGCATCGACTGGAACGCCTACGCGCGCCTGGACGAGCTGGTGCTGCGGCTCTACTCCGCCGAGGAGGACATCCACGTCTACCTCTTGCTCGACACCTCGGCCTCGTTGAGCGTGGGTGACCCGTCCAAGCTGGAGGTGGCTCGGCGCGTCGCGGCCGCCCTCGGCTACCTGGGACTCCTCGGGAGCGAGCGGGTCTCGGTGCAGCCCTATGCCGCCTCGCTGGGGCGTCCTCTCGAGGCCATGCGCGGTCGCCGCAAGGTCGGCGCGCTGATGCGCTACCTAGTCTCCCTCACGCCGCAAGGAGGGACCGACCTCTACGCGTCAGTCGAGCGCTTCCTGGCGCAACGCCCCCGCGCTGGCTTGGTGGTGCTGTTGACCGACCTGCTCGATCGCGGCGGATACGAGCGCGCCATCGACCGCCTGCTTGCCGCGCGCTTCGAGGTCGCGCTCTTCCACGTGATGGACGCCGCGGAGCTATCGCCTCCGCTCGGAGGGGACCTCTCGTTGGTCGACGCCGAGACCGGAGCCGAGGTGGCGGTCACGCTCGACGAGCGCGCGCTCCGCGCCTACCGTGGCCGGCTCGAGGCGTTCCTCGCTGGTGCGCGCGACTACTGCCGCAGACGAGGCGTGCGTTACGTGCTCGTCCCGGATGCCGCCTTCGAGGACGCGCTCATGCGCTACCTGCGGAGCGCCTCGTGA
- a CDS encoding VWA domain-containing protein — translation MTFAAPAQLAWLSLLVPLVLLYVLRRRRERRVVASTLLWESALRDLRAERPFRRLVPHLSLLLQALAVVLGALSLARPSGAARVPEGAHVAFVVDTSLSMGAHGPGQDGRDAPLERARRLVQQRAQNLPPGSRALVVAAGTSATLLSPLTSDRAALVRAVEGLRVGCAVADLGAALDLAAERLADAPSGSEVVLLTDLAQDAPIDVRGLHVPVRVTSVLAETGDARRDSRANTGIVAADARPDARASEDARDAVEIFVRVAHFGAVPQEVFVTASASYDPREAVERGTSEERVLASQRVVVSPDEPSQVVLRASLPPDAHGRAPFVRVKLSADQPDALALDDEVWLPSPGRSRLPVFLVGEAPRVVERVLGLDPDVELFQTDLVRLARRASSGGAEPRDAAGRLEGLVVYTGDLPSVPEADAPVLVVRPSGADVFGVTLGARASGAQVTRWQEDDPLLRFVGLTDVELAEVRALGDGARPLVHTTVGAAIGVIPRSGPDITVVSVDPDGGSWARTPGFVIFFRNLIEQARALRSEGGIPAGEVGMPLRVPAPPGSEVSALAPDGSTLRATSRAGVAILPVPPLAGPFVVDVAGHTQVALRHLLRAEASDLRPRSVVAATEASRGEGGVEAPTPSALDVERALHPLFALALLLVCALEVGWATRRSAA, via the coding sequence GTGACCTTCGCTGCGCCCGCGCAGTTGGCGTGGCTCTCGCTGCTCGTGCCGCTGGTGCTCCTCTACGTGCTGCGGCGGCGCCGCGAGCGACGCGTCGTGGCCTCCACGTTGCTGTGGGAGTCCGCGCTGCGCGACCTCCGCGCCGAGAGGCCCTTCCGTCGCCTCGTGCCGCACTTGTCGTTGCTGCTACAGGCGTTGGCCGTCGTCCTCGGTGCGCTCTCGCTCGCGCGCCCCTCCGGCGCTGCGCGTGTACCCGAGGGGGCCCACGTCGCGTTCGTCGTGGACACGTCTCTCAGCATGGGAGCCCACGGCCCGGGGCAGGACGGACGTGACGCGCCGCTCGAGCGCGCGCGCCGGCTGGTGCAGCAGCGCGCGCAGAACCTCCCGCCCGGGAGTCGGGCGCTGGTCGTCGCGGCCGGCACCTCAGCGACGCTGCTGAGCCCCCTGACCAGCGACCGCGCCGCGTTGGTGCGCGCGGTGGAAGGTCTACGAGTGGGCTGCGCGGTCGCCGATCTCGGGGCTGCGTTGGACCTGGCAGCTGAGCGCCTGGCGGACGCGCCGTCCGGAAGCGAGGTGGTGCTCCTCACGGACCTCGCTCAGGACGCACCCATCGACGTCCGCGGCTTGCACGTGCCCGTGCGTGTCACCTCGGTCCTCGCCGAGACGGGCGACGCGCGACGAGACTCGAGGGCCAACACGGGGATTGTCGCGGCGGACGCGCGCCCCGACGCGCGAGCGTCCGAGGACGCACGAGACGCCGTCGAGATCTTCGTCCGCGTCGCCCATTTTGGTGCGGTGCCGCAGGAGGTCTTCGTGACGGCGTCTGCCAGCTACGACCCGCGCGAGGCGGTCGAGCGCGGCACGTCCGAGGAACGCGTGCTCGCGTCCCAGCGCGTGGTGGTCTCGCCGGACGAGCCGTCCCAGGTCGTGCTGCGCGCGTCTCTGCCTCCAGACGCCCACGGCCGCGCGCCGTTCGTGCGGGTCAAGCTCTCTGCCGACCAGCCCGACGCGCTCGCGCTGGACGACGAGGTGTGGCTCCCCAGCCCAGGCCGCTCGCGCCTCCCCGTCTTCTTGGTGGGGGAAGCGCCGCGCGTCGTCGAGCGCGTGCTGGGGCTCGACCCCGACGTCGAGCTGTTCCAGACGGACCTCGTGCGCCTCGCGCGCCGTGCCTCGTCGGGCGGTGCCGAACCGCGCGACGCCGCCGGGAGGCTCGAGGGCCTCGTCGTCTACACGGGGGACCTTCCCAGCGTCCCGGAAGCGGACGCTCCCGTGCTCGTCGTTCGCCCGAGCGGCGCCGACGTGTTCGGTGTGACGCTCGGCGCTCGAGCCAGTGGGGCGCAGGTCACCCGCTGGCAAGAGGATGACCCCCTCTTGCGCTTCGTGGGGCTCACGGATGTGGAGCTCGCCGAGGTGCGCGCGTTGGGCGACGGCGCCCGCCCCCTGGTGCACACCACCGTCGGCGCCGCCATCGGCGTCATCCCACGGAGCGGTCCCGACATCACCGTCGTGTCCGTGGACCCCGACGGCGGCAGCTGGGCCCGAACACCGGGGTTCGTCATCTTCTTTCGCAACCTCATCGAGCAAGCGCGGGCGCTCCGGTCAGAGGGAGGTATCCCAGCGGGTGAGGTCGGGATGCCGCTGCGCGTCCCGGCGCCGCCGGGGAGCGAGGTGAGCGCGCTCGCCCCAGACGGCAGCACGCTGCGCGCCACGTCGCGGGCCGGTGTGGCCATCCTGCCCGTCCCGCCGCTCGCGGGACCCTTCGTAGTGGACGTCGCGGGCCATACGCAGGTCGCGCTCCGCCACCTGTTGCGCGCCGAGGCCAGCGACCTCCGCCCGCGGTCGGTCGTCGCCGCCACGGAGGCGTCGCGCGGAGAAGGGGGCGTCGAGGCGCCCACGCCTTCCGCGCTGGACGTCGAGCGGGCGCTGCACCCTCTCTTCGCCCTCGCGCTGCTGCTCGTGTGCGCGCTCGAGGTGGGCTGGGCGACGCGTCGGAGCGCCGCATGA
- a CDS encoding VWA domain-containing protein, which produces MMRFSQPWLLAVAAPLALFVLLRLGRLPASLVGTRRRFVQVCMALTALFTLAAVGGLELGRDVDRMAVVFVLDRSRSVAAADGTSTDSFDDVRGALRALAPEDAAGVVVFGSEAATERRPATRRELGPLSASVPRDGTDIEAGLRRALADVPDGYVGRLVLLTDGHATQGDTLAAAQAAAARGIAIDVVPVEREPGPDIAITSVRAPADVQGDEPVDVRIVTRATAATPARVLVDRDGEPLAQADIELPVGEDVFVFRDRAPGPGLHHYHVTLVPLDEARDVARLNNMGGAFTRVVGPARALVVAGDPEQASGLAGALQARDLLTTLVPGAGLPTTLGELGAYDLIWLSDVNARLLSEAQMQALGAYVRDFGGGLVMQGAHDAFGLGGYAYTEVEEVLPATFDLRRRRDRMSLAMVIAIDNSGSMGVTVSGGRTKLDLANEAAARSALLLSVNDRVGVMHVDTEVHWTQPMVSVTDPERVAAAVRRASPGGGGIYVDVTLEASYAALRDEPTQLRHLLLFSDGSDSEEMTRAESLVRAAASAEGGEITTSVVSMGNGPDTPALERLSTTGGGRFYIVEDLTELPRIFTQETIEASRSVLRREPTSVSLGERGPPTDGIEVSTAPPLLGYSIVNARSDASVLLFAGQGDPLLATWQHGLGRSAVFTTDAGARYAAPWLSWPGYVPLMGQLARDVARPRQDPHARVQLALTGGQGRVVVEALDDDGRYRNHLELRAHVAGPHGRSEALQLRQTGPGRYEATFTPGAPGAYLVTTSAGEQLVGTAGGVMTAADELRGQGTDHVLLAQVAALTGGRVHLSLADALVERPPPHRAFDPLWEWALRMALLALLLGVSGRRLVLPPVHQLLRARIQARTIPNGVGEAPSTAEQLAARRAARAAEHERDVAPEIALVRHPPAKVGDGPPIHRAVAADPVPTESQPARAGSETVEVPVAASVAGQSLAERLLAQKQRNDSKP; this is translated from the coding sequence GTGATGCGCTTCTCTCAGCCGTGGCTGCTGGCGGTCGCAGCCCCGCTCGCGCTCTTCGTGTTGCTGCGCTTGGGCAGGCTCCCCGCCTCCCTCGTCGGCACACGTCGGCGCTTCGTGCAGGTGTGCATGGCGCTCACCGCCCTGTTCACGCTCGCGGCTGTCGGGGGGCTCGAGCTGGGGCGCGACGTCGACCGGATGGCCGTGGTCTTCGTGCTCGATCGTTCGCGTTCGGTGGCCGCGGCCGACGGAACCTCGACGGACTCGTTCGACGACGTGCGCGGGGCGCTGCGTGCCCTGGCCCCCGAGGATGCGGCCGGGGTGGTCGTGTTCGGAAGCGAGGCGGCGACGGAGCGCAGGCCCGCGACCCGGCGCGAGCTGGGACCGCTGAGCGCCAGCGTGCCGCGTGACGGTACCGACATCGAAGCCGGGCTGCGTCGCGCGTTGGCGGACGTCCCAGATGGCTACGTCGGGCGGCTCGTGCTCCTCACCGACGGACACGCGACGCAGGGGGATACGCTCGCCGCAGCGCAGGCTGCGGCGGCCCGCGGCATCGCGATAGACGTCGTGCCCGTCGAGCGTGAGCCGGGGCCGGACATCGCCATCACGAGCGTGCGCGCGCCAGCTGACGTCCAGGGCGACGAACCGGTGGACGTGCGCATCGTCACGCGCGCCACCGCGGCGACACCAGCGCGCGTCTTGGTCGATCGCGACGGTGAGCCGCTCGCGCAAGCCGACATCGAGCTGCCCGTGGGGGAGGATGTCTTCGTGTTCCGCGACCGCGCCCCCGGACCCGGGCTACACCACTACCACGTCACCTTGGTGCCGCTGGACGAGGCGCGCGACGTCGCGCGCCTCAACAACATGGGCGGCGCGTTCACGCGCGTCGTTGGCCCGGCGCGTGCCTTGGTCGTGGCGGGGGACCCCGAGCAGGCGAGCGGGTTGGCGGGCGCGCTGCAGGCGCGCGACTTGCTCACGACGCTCGTCCCGGGGGCGGGCCTGCCGACCACCTTGGGTGAGCTGGGCGCCTACGACCTGATCTGGCTCTCCGACGTCAACGCGCGCCTGCTGTCCGAGGCTCAGATGCAGGCACTCGGGGCCTACGTACGGGACTTTGGCGGAGGGCTGGTGATGCAGGGGGCCCACGACGCGTTCGGGCTCGGCGGCTATGCGTACACCGAGGTCGAGGAGGTGCTCCCCGCGACTTTCGATCTACGACGACGCCGGGACCGGATGTCGCTCGCGATGGTGATCGCCATCGACAACAGTGGCTCGATGGGCGTCACGGTGAGCGGCGGGCGCACCAAGCTGGACCTCGCGAACGAGGCGGCCGCACGCTCCGCGTTGCTGCTGAGCGTGAACGACCGCGTCGGCGTCATGCACGTCGACACGGAGGTCCACTGGACGCAACCAATGGTCAGCGTCACCGACCCGGAGCGGGTCGCGGCGGCGGTGCGACGCGCGAGCCCGGGTGGTGGCGGCATCTACGTGGATGTGACGCTCGAGGCGTCCTACGCGGCCCTGCGCGACGAGCCCACCCAACTACGCCACCTCCTGCTGTTCAGCGACGGCTCGGACTCGGAGGAGATGACCCGGGCCGAGTCCCTCGTGCGCGCGGCGGCGAGCGCGGAGGGTGGCGAGATCACGACGTCGGTGGTGTCGATGGGGAACGGGCCCGATACTCCGGCGCTGGAGCGGCTCAGCACCACCGGAGGTGGTCGGTTCTACATCGTGGAGGACCTGACCGAGCTGCCTCGCATCTTCACGCAGGAGACCATCGAGGCGAGCCGCTCCGTCCTGCGACGCGAGCCCACCTCCGTGAGCCTCGGCGAGCGAGGGCCGCCCACCGACGGCATCGAGGTGTCCACTGCGCCGCCGCTGCTCGGGTACAGCATCGTGAACGCGCGCAGTGACGCGTCCGTGCTGCTGTTCGCCGGGCAGGGCGATCCGCTGCTCGCGACGTGGCAGCACGGCCTCGGCCGGTCCGCCGTGTTCACGACCGACGCGGGCGCCCGCTACGCCGCTCCCTGGCTGAGCTGGCCCGGCTACGTGCCGCTGATGGGTCAGCTCGCGCGCGACGTCGCGCGACCGCGCCAGGATCCACACGCCCGCGTGCAGCTCGCGCTCACGGGCGGCCAGGGGCGCGTGGTGGTCGAGGCGCTCGACGACGACGGCCGCTACCGCAACCACCTCGAGCTGCGTGCGCATGTGGCGGGACCCCACGGACGCAGCGAGGCGCTCCAGCTTCGACAGACAGGTCCCGGGCGCTACGAGGCCACCTTCACACCGGGTGCGCCGGGGGCCTACCTGGTGACCACCTCGGCGGGCGAACAGCTCGTTGGGACGGCGGGGGGCGTGATGACCGCGGCGGACGAGCTGCGCGGGCAAGGTACCGACCACGTGCTGCTCGCCCAGGTCGCCGCGCTCACCGGAGGACGGGTGCACCTCTCCTTGGCGGACGCGCTGGTCGAGCGGCCGCCCCCTCACCGCGCGTTCGACCCGCTGTGGGAGTGGGCCCTGCGGATGGCGCTGCTCGCGTTGCTGTTGGGCGTGTCTGGGCGCCGACTCGTCTTGCCACCCGTGCACCAGCTGCTGCGTGCGCGCATCCAGGCCCGGACGATCCCGAACGGAGTTGGCGAGGCGCCGTCGACAGCGGAGCAGCTCGCCGCGCGTCGTGCGGCCCGCGCTGCCGAGCACGAGCGGGATGTCGCCCCAGAGATCGCGCTCGTCCGGCATCCACCCGCCAAGGTGGGCGATGGACCACCCATCCATCGGGCGGTCGCTGCGGATCCCGTACCCACCGAGTCGCAGCCAGCGCGCGCGGGGTCGGAGACCGTCGAGGTCCCCGTCGCGGCGTCGGTTGCCGGGCAGTCACTCGCCGAGCGCCTGCTGGCTCAGAAGCAGCGCAACGACTCCAAGCCCTGA
- a CDS encoding serine/threonine protein kinase, with protein sequence MGVVYRATERYTGREVAVKILHRKFLPGSVERVRFLREAQALATVSHPNIVKVFDMGFDAVGHPFVVMELLDGQTLAELIADGTVDESLAVAITIGLLGALTAVHAAGIVHRDIKPGNIIVGTVGGERMVKLVDFGLSRRFGEDDRLTASGVALGTPPYMSPEQIMGEQVGPSSDVYSVGCTLFELLAGRPPYDLRDSRSVAALFRRIIDEPPPIIDELRPDVLPEVSRIVSRALHRDRSVRYSDCQSMRRALVEAIGEHRGSGIPARLSLTPEAVTQRTGEAGDAS encoded by the coding sequence ATGGGTGTCGTGTACCGCGCCACCGAGCGCTACACGGGCCGCGAGGTCGCGGTCAAGATCCTCCACCGCAAGTTCCTCCCCGGCTCGGTCGAGCGGGTGCGGTTCCTGCGCGAAGCCCAGGCGCTCGCGACGGTGAGTCACCCGAACATCGTGAAGGTGTTCGACATGGGCTTCGATGCCGTGGGTCACCCCTTCGTCGTGATGGAGCTGCTCGACGGGCAGACCCTGGCCGAGCTGATCGCCGACGGAACCGTCGACGAGTCGTTGGCCGTCGCCATCACGATTGGCCTGCTGGGTGCGCTCACGGCGGTGCACGCGGCGGGCATCGTCCACCGCGACATCAAGCCCGGGAACATCATCGTCGGCACCGTCGGCGGCGAGCGCATGGTGAAGCTGGTGGACTTCGGTCTCTCGCGCCGCTTCGGCGAGGACGACCGCCTGACCGCTTCGGGCGTCGCGCTCGGCACGCCCCCCTACATGTCGCCCGAGCAGATCATGGGCGAGCAGGTGGGCCCCAGCTCCGACGTGTACTCCGTGGGCTGCACGCTGTTCGAGCTGCTCGCCGGGCGCCCCCCTTACGACCTGCGCGACTCGCGCAGCGTGGCGGCGCTCTTCCGCCGCATCATCGACGAGCCCCCGCCGATCATCGACGAGCTACGCCCCGACGTGCTGCCCGAGGTGAGCCGCATCGTCAGCCGCGCCCTGCACCGCGACCGGAGCGTGCGCTACAGCGATTGCCAGAGCATGCGCCGCGCGCTCGTCGAGGCCATCGGCGAGCACCGTGGCTCGGGCATCCCTGCGCGCCTTTCGCTCACCCCCGAGGCGGTCACGCAGCGCACCGGCGAGGCTGGCGACGCGTCCTGA
- a CDS encoding DUF4399 domain-containing protein encodes MPMPEVSPDARVFFVAPADGATVVGPLVDGKVAVHVEMGAENLRVMRAGELAEGAGHHHIIIDGDGVPRGEAVPATPTHIHYGLAQTEAELQLEPGPHTLRLQFADGAHRSYGSALSTLIHVNVSPTTAAAPAAEETDEAAPAAEAPAAE; translated from the coding sequence ATGCCCATGCCCGAGGTCTCGCCCGACGCGCGCGTGTTCTTCGTCGCCCCGGCAGACGGCGCGACCGTGGTCGGTCCGCTCGTGGATGGCAAGGTCGCCGTGCACGTCGAGATGGGCGCGGAGAACCTCCGCGTGATGCGCGCTGGCGAGCTCGCGGAGGGAGCCGGGCATCACCACATCATCATCGACGGGGATGGCGTGCCCCGCGGCGAGGCGGTGCCCGCGACCCCCACGCACATCCACTATGGCCTGGCGCAGACCGAGGCCGAGCTGCAGCTCGAGCCCGGCCCGCACACGCTGCGCCTGCAGTTCGCAGACGGCGCGCACCGCTCCTACGGCAGCGCGCTGTCCACGCTGATCCACGTCAACGTCTCGCCGACCACCGCGGCTGCGCCCGCCGCCGAAGAGACGGACGAGGCCGCGCCTGCCGCCGAGGCCCCCGCCGCCGAGTGA
- the pyk gene encoding pyruvate kinase has product MASHRTPSPRLTKIICTIGPATWSSQGLRELLDAGMDVARLNMSHGDHAAHLKVIRNLKSLNKKLGNPVALLMDLQGPEIRTGELSESIDLKKGDVFYFSVLPGDSEARTVHVNYQDLVRDLKRGDIVTVDNGLINLEVLAVEEHRLKCRVRDGGKLGSRKHVNLPGVRVNLPSITTKDRADIQFAIEQDLDFIALSFVRGPEDVLEVRELIEKAGGHQKLISKIENREGVDNFDAILAVSDGIMVARGDLGVEVDLEDLPVIQRMMVRKCAIAGKPSIVATHLLESMIENPMPTRAEVTDVANAVTEQADAIMLSGETATGAYPGRCVQIMDRIARRIETEPGLGFYELRPPTTTQREHIARSACRLADAMHATGIIVVTRRGLFGQLVSSYRPARTPIYAFTNMSTSRRKLSLLRGVVPFRMRLSADPQKTIDMALARIREQVDVPPEAKFVVVSDVLTSSGELVTSIQVRDAG; this is encoded by the coding sequence ATGGCTTCGCACCGCACACCCTCCCCGCGCCTCACGAAGATCATCTGCACCATCGGGCCCGCCACGTGGTCGAGCCAGGGGCTGCGCGAGCTGCTGGACGCTGGCATGGACGTCGCGCGCCTCAACATGTCGCACGGCGACCACGCGGCGCACCTGAAGGTCATCCGCAACCTGAAGAGCTTGAACAAGAAGCTCGGCAACCCCGTGGCGCTGCTGATGGACCTGCAGGGCCCCGAGATCCGCACGGGCGAGCTGTCCGAGTCCATCGACCTGAAGAAGGGCGACGTCTTCTACTTCTCGGTGCTGCCGGGCGACTCCGAGGCGCGCACGGTCCACGTGAACTACCAGGATCTCGTGCGCGATCTGAAGCGCGGCGACATCGTCACGGTCGACAACGGGTTGATCAACCTGGAGGTGCTCGCCGTGGAGGAGCACCGCCTGAAGTGCCGCGTGCGCGATGGCGGCAAGCTCGGGTCCCGCAAGCACGTGAACCTGCCGGGCGTGCGCGTGAACCTGCCGTCCATCACCACCAAGGACCGCGCGGACATCCAGTTCGCCATCGAACAGGACCTCGACTTCATCGCCCTGTCGTTCGTGCGCGGACCCGAAGACGTGCTCGAGGTGCGCGAGCTGATCGAGAAGGCCGGCGGGCACCAGAAGCTCATCTCGAAGATCGAGAACCGCGAGGGCGTGGACAACTTCGACGCGATCCTGGCGGTGTCCGACGGCATCATGGTGGCGCGCGGCGATCTCGGCGTGGAGGTCGACCTCGAAGACCTGCCGGTCATCCAGCGCATGATGGTCCGCAAGTGCGCCATCGCGGGCAAGCCCTCCATCGTGGCCACGCACTTGCTCGAGTCGATGATCGAGAACCCGATGCCCACGCGCGCCGAGGTCACGGACGTGGCCAACGCCGTGACCGAGCAGGCCGACGCCATCATGCTGAGCGGCGAGACCGCGACGGGCGCCTACCCCGGGCGCTGCGTGCAGATCATGGACCGCATCGCGCGTCGCATCGAGACGGAGCCCGGGCTGGGCTTCTACGAGCTGCGCCCGCCCACCACGACGCAGCGCGAGCACATCGCGCGCAGTGCGTGTCGCCTGGCCGACGCGATGCACGCGACGGGCATCATCGTGGTGACGCGCCGTGGGCTCTTTGGGCAGCTGGTGTCGAGCTACCGGCCAGCGCGCACGCCCATCTACGCGTTCACGAACATGAGCACCTCGCGGCGCAAGCTGTCACTGCTGCGCGGCGTGGTGCCCTTCCGGATGCGTCTGTCAGCCGACCCCCAGAAGACCATCGACATGGCGCTGGCCCGCATCCGCGAGCAGGTGGACGTGCCCCCCGAGGCGAAGTTCGTGGTGGTGAGCGACGTGCTCACCAGCAGCGGCGAGCTGGTGACGAGCATCCAGGTGCGCGACGCGGGCTGA
- a CDS encoding aldo/keto reductase, whose protein sequence is MTQHTSSSAASPTLSLGRTGPRVAPIALGCMGMSGMYGPTDERECIATIHAALERGVNLLDTGDFYGQGENELLVGKALRSADVRRDDVLLSVKFGALRAPDGSFTGYDGRPASVKNFLAYSLKRLGVSYIDIYRPSRLDPDVPIEDTIGAIADMVQAGYVRHIGLSEVGPETIRRAHAVHPIVDLQIEYSLLSRGLERAILPVLEELDIAVTAYGVLSRGLLTGSTPSAGAGDFRGNLPRFSGDNRARNEELVQALARIAAARSVTPAQLCVAWVRAQGPRFVPLMGCRTRAQLDEALAALAVTLSDDEVAELERALPADQVAGERYPAFLMSMLDSERA, encoded by the coding sequence ATGACCCAGCACACCTCCTCCTCCGCCGCTTCTCCCACCCTCTCCCTCGGACGCACCGGCCCGCGCGTCGCGCCCATCGCGCTGGGCTGCATGGGAATGTCCGGCATGTACGGCCCAACCGACGAGCGCGAGTGCATCGCGACCATCCACGCGGCCCTCGAGCGGGGCGTGAACCTGCTCGACACGGGCGACTTCTACGGCCAGGGCGAGAACGAGCTGCTGGTGGGCAAGGCGCTCCGCAGCGCGGACGTACGGCGCGACGACGTGCTGCTGTCCGTGAAGTTCGGCGCGCTGCGCGCCCCTGACGGCTCGTTCACCGGCTATGACGGGCGCCCCGCGTCCGTGAAGAACTTCCTCGCGTACAGTCTGAAGCGGCTCGGCGTGTCGTACATCGACATCTACCGGCCGTCGCGGCTCGACCCCGACGTGCCGATCGAGGACACCATCGGGGCCATCGCGGACATGGTGCAGGCGGGCTACGTGCGGCACATCGGGCTCTCCGAGGTGGGCCCCGAGACCATCCGCCGCGCCCACGCGGTGCACCCCATCGTGGACCTGCAGATCGAGTACTCCCTGCTGAGCCGGGGCCTCGAGCGGGCCATCCTGCCCGTGCTCGAGGAGCTGGACATCGCGGTCACGGCCTACGGCGTGCTGTCGCGGGGCCTGCTCACCGGCTCTACGCCGAGCGCGGGTGCGGGTGACTTCCGCGGGAACCTCCCACGCTTCTCGGGCGACAACCGGGCGCGTAACGAGGAGCTGGTGCAGGCCCTCGCGCGCATCGCCGCGGCGCGCTCGGTCACTCCGGCGCAGCTGTGCGTGGCCTGGGTGCGAGCGCAGGGCCCACGCTTCGTGCCCCTCATGGGCTGCCGCACGCGCGCTCAGCTGGACGAGGCGCTGGCGGCGCTCGCCGTGACGCTGAGCGACGACGAGGTGGCCGAGCTGGAGCGCGCGCTGCCCGCCGACCAAGTCGCGGGCGAGCGCTACCCAGCGTTCCTGATGAGCATGCTGGACAGCGAGCGCGCGTAG